A region of Paramormyrops kingsleyae isolate MSU_618 chromosome 17, PKINGS_0.4, whole genome shotgun sequence DNA encodes the following proteins:
- the LOC111854933 gene encoding T-cell surface glycoprotein CD3 delta chain-like produces the protein MIGCPHVNCLCLLSVLDIKAEDGEDKITLTCVNGESWEKPEGTTHENGEKIVLNYNDDASGEYHCKAKGDNKLAIYVKLRTCDNCIQLEVGTIMGIIIGDILATILIGVAVYSVASQPKARGYGSSYSKASDRQNLIQNQQNDTYTALQGPSSEYSKLERRANRK, from the exons ATGATAGGATGTCCCCATGTAAACTGTCTTTGTCTGTTGTCAGTTTTGGATATTAAGGCAGAAGATGGTGAAGATAAAATTACGCTCACATGTGTAAATGGGGAGAGCTGGGAAAAACCTGAGGGCACTACCCATGAAAATGGTGAGAAAATTGTGCTGAACTACAACGATGATGCCTCAGGAGAATATCATTGCAAGGCTAAAGGCGACAATAAACTGGCGATTTACGTTAAATTGCGAA CTTGTGACAACTGCATTCAGCTGGAAGTGGGGACCATAATGGGTATCATCATCGGGGACATTCTGGCCACCATCCTCATCGGGGTAGCTGTCTACTCCGTGGCCTCGCAGCCCAAGGCGAGGGGCTACGGCAGCAGCTACAGCAAAG CATCGGACAGACAGAACCTAATCCAAAACCAGCAGAATGACACCTACACG GCCCTGCAAGGCCCTTCGTCAGAATACAGCAAACTGGAGAGACGGGCAAATCGGAAATAG